A genomic region of Mycolicibacterium poriferae contains the following coding sequences:
- a CDS encoding Na+/H+ antiporter subunit A: MLAILLAHAAAAVVAPALVRRWDRRAFPVLALVPAGSLTWVATNWPTDGYQARVDVPWVPGLSMDIVLRFDPLAAVMSVIVLGVGALVLLYCTEYFHHHDGRREDRLPSFAAQLVAFAGAMFGLVTADNMLLLYVFWELTTVLSFLLVGHYAERATSRRAAMQALLVTTAGGLAMLVGIIVLGTASGTYLLSELVAAPPTGVAVNVALALVLIGAISKSALVPLHFWLPGAMAAPTPVSAYLHAAAMVKAGVYLVARLTPGFADAPPWRPTVVVLGSLTLIIAGWRALREYDLKLVLAYGTVSQLGMITVLVGTGGGNVMLAGLALLCAHAMFKATLFMVVGVIDHATGTRDIRELAWLGSRSPVLLVIAAAAAASMAGLPPFFGFVAKEAAFETLLHSPELGASAPFVLAAIVLGSTFTFMYSLRVVWGGFARKGQPEPSPLVARMHKPSLVFLASPAVLATAGLLFGVFPSPVDSALSSYARTLPGGVDYYLALWHGFGLPVVLSAVVIGVGTAAFFGRRRLPRLRSRWLSLGDADERYDAVVRAADRLSLRATRVTQRGSIPAIQATVMATLVLLPLAMLAWGARDRVELRPWDSPLQAVIGVLIIAAALGATVTRNRLAVVLLISLTGYGTGVVFALHGAPDLALTQFLVETVLLVVFVLVLRTLPAETSAATVKRLWLPRAALSVAVGATVTTVAAFAMAARDAVSVATLLPDAAYYRGNGSNAVNVILVDIRAWDTLGEVCVLLIAATGVASMVFRHRRFGAAPRVPGDRRTEHAPRPSPVILLRGNVFRDPAERSLVLEVATRMVFPLIMALSLYFFFTGHNTPGGGFAGGLTAGLALSLRYLAGGRYELGETLPLDAGKVLGAGLTLAAGTAVVSLFLGAPVLSSATLEATLPVLGDVKLVTSLFFDAGVYLIVVGLVLDILRSLGARLDDDLGRQRPVAQAETA, from the coding sequence ATGCTCGCGATACTGCTCGCCCACGCGGCTGCCGCCGTGGTGGCACCGGCGCTCGTGCGCCGCTGGGACCGACGGGCGTTTCCCGTGCTCGCGCTCGTCCCGGCCGGCTCGCTGACGTGGGTCGCGACGAACTGGCCCACCGACGGGTATCAGGCCCGCGTCGACGTGCCGTGGGTGCCCGGACTGTCGATGGACATCGTGTTGCGGTTCGACCCGCTCGCCGCGGTGATGAGCGTGATCGTGCTGGGCGTCGGCGCGCTGGTGTTGCTGTACTGCACCGAGTACTTCCACCACCACGACGGCCGCCGGGAGGACCGGCTGCCCAGTTTCGCCGCCCAATTGGTGGCCTTCGCGGGCGCGATGTTCGGTCTCGTCACCGCCGACAACATGCTGCTGCTCTACGTGTTCTGGGAGCTGACGACGGTGTTGTCGTTCCTGCTGGTGGGCCACTACGCCGAGCGCGCAACCAGCCGCCGCGCCGCCATGCAGGCGCTGCTGGTCACCACCGCCGGTGGGCTGGCCATGCTGGTCGGCATCATCGTGCTGGGCACCGCGTCCGGCACCTACCTGCTGTCCGAACTGGTGGCTGCACCGCCCACCGGCGTCGCGGTCAACGTCGCGCTCGCGCTGGTGCTGATCGGCGCGATCAGCAAGTCGGCGCTGGTGCCGCTGCACTTCTGGCTGCCCGGCGCCATGGCGGCCCCCACCCCGGTCAGCGCCTACCTCCACGCCGCGGCGATGGTCAAGGCCGGTGTGTACCTGGTGGCCCGGCTGACCCCCGGATTCGCCGACGCGCCACCGTGGCGGCCGACGGTCGTGGTCCTCGGTTCGCTGACGCTGATCATCGCCGGGTGGCGGGCGCTGCGCGAATACGACCTGAAGCTCGTTCTGGCGTACGGCACCGTCAGCCAGCTCGGGATGATCACCGTGCTGGTCGGCACCGGCGGCGGCAACGTGATGCTGGCCGGGCTGGCGCTGTTGTGCGCCCACGCGATGTTCAAGGCGACGCTGTTCATGGTGGTCGGTGTCATCGACCACGCCACCGGGACGCGGGACATCCGGGAGCTCGCGTGGCTGGGTTCCCGAAGCCCGGTGCTGCTGGTCATCGCGGCCGCGGCAGCCGCCAGCATGGCCGGGTTGCCACCGTTCTTCGGCTTCGTCGCCAAGGAAGCCGCCTTCGAGACGCTGTTGCACAGCCCCGAACTCGGCGCCAGCGCGCCGTTCGTGCTCGCCGCGATCGTGCTCGGGTCGACGTTCACGTTCATGTACAGCCTGCGTGTGGTGTGGGGGGGCTTCGCCCGCAAGGGCCAACCCGAGCCGTCACCGTTGGTGGCCCGGATGCACAAGCCCTCGCTGGTGTTCCTGGCGTCGCCGGCCGTGCTGGCCACCGCCGGCCTGCTGTTCGGGGTGTTCCCGTCTCCCGTCGACAGCGCCCTGAGCTCCTACGCCCGCACCCTGCCCGGCGGCGTCGACTACTACCTGGCGCTCTGGCACGGCTTCGGTCTGCCGGTGGTGCTGTCGGCGGTGGTGATCGGCGTCGGCACGGCGGCGTTCTTCGGACGCCGCCGGCTACCGCGGCTGCGCAGCCGCTGGCTGTCACTCGGCGACGCCGACGAACGCTACGACGCGGTGGTGCGTGCCGCCGACCGCCTCTCGCTGCGAGCCACCAGGGTGACGCAACGCGGCTCGATCCCGGCGATCCAGGCCACCGTCATGGCGACGCTGGTGCTGCTGCCGCTGGCGATGCTGGCGTGGGGGGCACGCGACCGCGTCGAGCTCCGCCCCTGGGATTCGCCCCTGCAGGCGGTGATCGGCGTGCTGATCATCGCCGCGGCGCTGGGCGCGACCGTCACTCGCAACCGGTTGGCCGTGGTGCTGCTGATCAGCCTGACCGGCTACGGCACAGGTGTGGTGTTCGCGCTGCACGGCGCCCCGGATCTGGCGCTGACGCAGTTCCTGGTCGAGACCGTCCTGCTGGTGGTGTTCGTGCTGGTGCTGCGGACACTGCCCGCCGAGACCAGCGCCGCGACGGTCAAGCGACTGTGGCTGCCGCGGGCGGCGTTGTCGGTGGCGGTGGGTGCGACGGTGACGACGGTCGCGGCGTTCGCCATGGCTGCCCGCGACGCCGTCTCGGTCGCCACGCTGCTGCCCGATGCGGCCTACTACCGCGGAAACGGCTCGAACGCGGTGAACGTCATCCTGGTCGACATCCGCGCCTGGGACACCCTCGGCGAGGTGTGCGTGCTGCTGATCGCCGCGACCGGCGTGGCCTCGATGGTGTTCCGGCACCGCCGGTTCGGCGCCGCACCCCGGGTGCCGGGTGATCGCAGAACCGAGCACGCCCCACGTCCCTCGCCGGTCATCCTGCTGCGCGGCAACGTCTTCCGCGATCCGGCGGAACGGTCGCTGGTTCTCGAGGTCGCCACCCGGATGGTGTTCCCGTTGATCATGGCGCTGTCGCTGTACTTCTTCTTCACCGGCCACAACACCCCGGGCGGCGGCTTCGCCGGCGGGCTGACCGCCGGATTGGCGTTGTCGCTGCGCTATCTGGCCGGCGGTCGCTACGAGCTGGGCGAGACGCTGCCGCTGGACGCCGGAAAGGTGCTGGGCGCCGGGCTGACCCTGGCCGCGGGCACCGCCGTCGTCTCGCTGTTCCTGGGCGCGCCGGTGCTGTCGTCGGCGACCCTCGAGGCGACGCTGCCGGTGCTGGGTGACGTGAAGCTGGTGACTTCGTTGTTCTTCGACGCGGGAGTGTATTTGATCGTGGTCGGCCTGGTTCTCGACATCCTGCGCAGCCTCGGCGCGCGGCTCGACGACGACCTCGGCAGGCAGCGACCGGTCGCGCAGGCGGAGACCGCATGA
- a CDS encoding potassium channel family protein: MRIAVAGAGAVGRSVAAELVDNGHKVLLIEREFTRYVPARVPGADWFLADACELSSLEEAQLQSCDVAIAATGDDKANLAMALLAKGEFGVGRMVARINDARNEWLFTEAWGVDVAVSTPLAMVAAVEGAIDVGRLVRLMGLGGVSPTRVGPANIAKFTLPAQSRLVGRQVRTLPMPTDSVLVALLRGKHLIVAQHSEVLRAGDELLFVAAAGVEDQISAMVQGAPSGRDR, from the coding sequence ATGCGGATAGCGGTTGCCGGAGCCGGCGCGGTCGGCCGTTCGGTGGCTGCGGAGCTGGTGGACAACGGTCACAAGGTGCTGTTGATCGAGCGGGAGTTCACCCGGTACGTGCCGGCCCGGGTGCCCGGGGCCGACTGGTTCCTGGCCGACGCCTGCGAACTGTCGTCGCTCGAGGAGGCGCAGCTGCAGAGCTGCGATGTCGCGATCGCCGCGACCGGTGACGACAAGGCCAACCTCGCCATGGCGCTGCTGGCCAAGGGCGAGTTCGGCGTGGGCCGGATGGTGGCGCGCATCAACGACGCCCGCAACGAGTGGCTGTTCACCGAGGCGTGGGGGGTGGACGTCGCGGTGTCCACGCCGCTGGCGATGGTCGCCGCGGTGGAGGGCGCGATCGACGTCGGACGCCTGGTCCGGCTGATGGGCCTGGGCGGGGTCTCGCCCACCCGGGTGGGGCCGGCCAACATCGCCAAGTTCACGCTGCCGGCGCAGAGCCGGCTGGTGGGCCGCCAGGTCCGCACGCTGCCGATGCCCACCGACAGCGTCCTGGTGGCGCTGCTGCGCGGCAAGCATCTGATCGTCGCGCAGCACAGCGAAGTGCTGCGCGCCGGCGACGAGCTGTTGTTCGTCGCCGCCGCGGGGGTCGAGGACCAGATCTCGGCCATGGTGCAGGGGGCGCCGTCCGGCAGAGATCGCTGA
- a CDS encoding potassium/proton antiporter, with protein sequence MTLHQLYVALFVGGLVLLASIIATRLATGLGLPSLLLFLGVGVFVGEDGIGLSFDDAQLAQNLGTAALGIILVEGGLTTRFSDVRKVLAPAGVLATIGVGVSAVVTATCVHLLLGVDWQLALLLGAIVSSTDAAAVFSVLRVVPLPRRLGGLLEAESGFNDAPAVILVLLFSAVPLELDPIRIAATLVYQLGTGIVIGLTCGFLGAMLLRRIALPAAGLYPLATFGWGILAFAAGGAAEASAFVAAYLASVVLANSGLPHRSATKSFAEGSGWLAQIGLFVLLGLLVTPSQLVDDLVPAIVAGLVLLLVARPVSVIVSLTGFRVPLREQAFLSWAGLRGAVPIVLATYPIVEGVPGSGRLLNIVFILVVVFTLVQGPSLRFVAERLRLVTRDTTREIQVDAAPLDVLGAELLTMTLSPGSRLHNVTVLELQLPDPSVITLIIRAGRSFVPEPITRLQVGDELMIVTTTATRELAERRLRAVSRRGRLAYWFDEYGDPG encoded by the coding sequence GTGACCCTGCACCAGTTGTACGTGGCGCTGTTCGTCGGCGGCCTCGTGCTGCTGGCGAGCATCATCGCCACCCGGCTGGCCACCGGTCTGGGTCTGCCCAGTCTGCTGCTGTTCCTCGGCGTCGGCGTGTTCGTCGGCGAGGACGGCATCGGGCTGAGCTTCGACGACGCCCAGCTCGCGCAGAACCTCGGCACCGCGGCGCTGGGCATCATCCTCGTCGAGGGCGGTCTGACGACACGCTTCAGCGACGTGCGCAAGGTACTGGCGCCGGCCGGTGTGTTGGCGACGATCGGCGTCGGGGTCAGCGCGGTGGTCACCGCGACCTGCGTGCATCTGCTGCTCGGCGTCGACTGGCAGTTGGCGCTGCTGCTGGGGGCGATCGTGTCCAGCACCGACGCCGCCGCGGTGTTCTCGGTGCTGCGGGTGGTTCCGCTGCCCCGGCGCCTCGGCGGTCTGCTGGAGGCCGAATCGGGCTTCAACGACGCGCCTGCGGTCATCCTGGTGCTGCTGTTCAGCGCGGTTCCGCTGGAGCTGGACCCGATCCGGATCGCGGCGACCCTGGTCTACCAGCTGGGGACAGGCATTGTCATCGGCCTGACCTGCGGGTTCCTGGGCGCGATGCTGCTGCGGCGCATCGCGCTGCCCGCCGCCGGGCTCTACCCGCTGGCGACGTTCGGGTGGGGCATCCTGGCGTTCGCGGCCGGTGGGGCGGCCGAGGCCAGCGCCTTCGTCGCGGCGTATCTGGCCAGCGTGGTGCTGGCCAACTCCGGGTTGCCGCACCGGTCGGCGACGAAGTCGTTCGCGGAGGGTTCCGGGTGGCTGGCCCAGATCGGGTTGTTCGTCCTGCTCGGGCTGTTGGTGACGCCGTCCCAGTTGGTCGACGATCTGGTGCCGGCGATCGTGGCCGGCCTGGTGCTGCTGCTGGTCGCCCGCCCGGTATCGGTCATCGTGTCGCTCACCGGTTTCCGGGTGCCGCTGCGTGAACAGGCCTTCCTGTCCTGGGCCGGGTTGCGCGGCGCGGTGCCCATCGTGCTGGCGACGTATCCGATCGTCGAAGGCGTGCCCGGCAGCGGGCGGCTGCTCAACATCGTGTTCATCCTGGTGGTGGTGTTCACGCTGGTGCAGGGACCGAGCCTGAGGTTCGTCGCCGAGCGGCTGCGCCTGGTGACACGGGACACCACCCGGGAGATCCAGGTGGACGCGGCGCCGCTGGACGTGCTGGGCGCCGAGTTGCTGACGATGACGCTGTCGCCGGGTTCGCGGCTGCACAACGTCACGGTGCTGGAGCTGCAACTGCCCGATCCCAGCGTCATCACGCTGATCATCCGTGCGGGCCGGTCGTTCGTCCCGGAGCCGATCACCCGTCTGCAGGTCGGTGACGAGCTGATGATCGTGACGACGACGGCGACCCGGGAACTGGCCGAACGCCGGCTGCGCGCGGTGAGCCGTCGGGGCCGGCTGGCCTACTGGTTCGACGAGTACGGCGACCCGGGTTAG
- a CDS encoding DUF1707 domain-containing protein has translation MTSPTRAGDRDRESTATLLGQALAEGYLNMPEYENRLQTAFTAQTADDLRALTTDLPVAELRRNDPRRRAARRAAVRRSVQLHLAGYLAMVVIVLAVWLVVGLTAGSWYFWPIWPILGAGIGLLGHAAPAKYALPSPCRPLRPHRAR, from the coding sequence ATGACCTCCCCCACCCGCGCCGGCGACCGCGACCGCGAATCGACCGCCACCCTGCTCGGCCAGGCACTCGCCGAGGGCTACCTGAACATGCCGGAGTACGAGAACCGCCTGCAGACCGCCTTCACCGCGCAGACCGCCGACGACCTGCGCGCGCTGACCACCGACCTTCCGGTGGCCGAGTTGCGGCGCAACGACCCGCGCCGCCGCGCCGCCCGGCGGGCCGCCGTCCGGCGCAGCGTGCAGCTGCATCTGGCGGGCTACCTCGCGATGGTCGTCATCGTGCTGGCCGTGTGGCTGGTCGTCGGTCTGACCGCCGGCTCGTGGTACTTCTGGCCCATCTGGCCGATCCTCGGCGCGGGCATCGGACTGCTCGGTCACGCGGCGCCGGCGAAGTACGCGCTGCCGTCTCCATGCCGGCCACTGCGCCCGCACCGGGCGCGCTAA
- a CDS encoding AAA family ATPase has protein sequence MSDLDVADREGARPQLTLTARLNTSATDSRRGVVRLHPEALAALGLREWDAVSLTGSRTTAAVAGIAPAGFPPGTALLDDVTLSNAGVREDAPVLVAPVTVYGARSVTLSGSALATRSLTPATLRQALLGKVMTVGDIVSLLPRDLGPGTSTSQASAALAATVGITWTSELLTVTGVDPSGPVSVQPNSLVSWGDWTPPEPRVSGPDAGVARTDEPPVRPSPPAVAFDDLKGSHVQAGKLTEWLKLALDEPELLETLGASADLGVLVSGPAGVGKATMVRTVCADRRLVELDGPEIGSLAPADRLTAVTNAVATASAPDHGGGILLITDIDALLPATAEPVAGLILAELRKAVSADGVALVVTSAVPDNVDARLRAPDLCDRELGLTLPDGTTRKQLLEVLVRDVPAAELDLTEIAGRTPGFVVADLAALVREAALRAAARASRDEVAPQLRQEDLVGALSVIRPLSRSATEEVSVGAVTLDDVGDMAETKQALTEAVLWPLQHPDTFERLGVQPPRGVLLYGPPGCGKTFVVRALASSGRLSVHAVKGAELMDKWVGSSEKAVRELFRRARDSAPSLVFLDEIDALAPRRGQSFDSGVTDRVVAAMLTELDGIEPLRDVVVLGATNRPDLIDPALLRPGRLERLVFVEPPDAEARVQILRTAGKSVPLASEGPEAVDLEALAGELDGYSAADCVALLREAALTAMRRSIDAADVTAADVAAAREAVRPSLDPAQVTALRDFAAGR, from the coding sequence GTGTCCGACCTGGACGTCGCCGACCGCGAGGGTGCGCGCCCGCAGCTGACGTTGACCGCGCGGCTGAACACCTCGGCGACGGACTCGCGACGTGGCGTGGTGCGGCTGCATCCCGAGGCGTTGGCCGCCCTGGGCCTCCGCGAGTGGGACGCGGTGTCGCTGACCGGCTCACGGACCACCGCCGCGGTCGCCGGGATCGCGCCCGCGGGATTCCCGCCGGGCACCGCGTTGCTCGACGACGTGACGCTGTCCAACGCCGGGGTGCGCGAGGATGCGCCGGTGCTGGTGGCGCCGGTGACGGTGTACGGGGCGCGCTCGGTGACGTTGAGCGGCTCGGCGTTGGCCACCCGCTCACTGACCCCGGCGACGCTGCGTCAGGCGCTGCTGGGCAAGGTGATGACGGTCGGCGACATCGTCTCGCTGCTCCCTCGCGACCTGGGTCCCGGCACATCCACGTCGCAGGCCAGCGCCGCGCTGGCGGCCACGGTGGGCATCACCTGGACCTCCGAGCTGCTGACCGTCACCGGGGTCGATCCGTCGGGGCCGGTCAGCGTACAGCCGAATTCACTGGTCAGCTGGGGGGATTGGACTCCGCCCGAGCCGCGGGTGAGCGGACCCGACGCGGGCGTGGCGCGCACCGACGAGCCGCCGGTGCGACCCAGCCCGCCTGCGGTCGCGTTCGACGACCTCAAGGGTTCCCATGTGCAGGCGGGAAAGCTGACCGAGTGGCTCAAGCTGGCCCTCGACGAGCCGGAGCTGCTCGAAACCCTCGGCGCCTCAGCTGATCTCGGGGTGCTGGTGTCCGGTCCGGCCGGCGTCGGCAAGGCGACGATGGTGCGCACCGTGTGCGCCGATCGCCGGCTGGTGGAACTCGACGGCCCCGAGATCGGCTCCCTGGCGCCGGCCGACCGGCTGACTGCGGTGACCAACGCGGTGGCGACCGCGAGTGCGCCTGACCACGGCGGCGGCATCCTGTTGATCACCGACATCGACGCGCTGCTGCCGGCGACGGCCGAGCCGGTGGCCGGGCTGATCCTCGCCGAGCTGCGCAAGGCGGTGTCCGCCGACGGTGTCGCACTGGTCGTGACCTCGGCGGTACCCGACAACGTCGATGCCCGGCTGCGCGCCCCGGACCTGTGCGACCGCGAGCTGGGCCTGACGCTGCCCGACGGCACGACCCGCAAGCAGCTGCTGGAGGTGCTAGTCCGCGACGTGCCTGCCGCTGAGTTGGATCTGACCGAGATCGCGGGCCGGACACCGGGTTTCGTCGTCGCCGATCTGGCCGCACTGGTGCGTGAGGCGGCGCTGCGGGCGGCGGCGCGCGCGAGCCGCGATGAGGTGGCACCGCAACTGCGCCAGGAGGATCTGGTCGGGGCGCTCAGCGTGATCCGGCCGCTGTCGCGCTCGGCGACCGAGGAGGTGTCGGTCGGCGCGGTGACGCTCGACGACGTCGGCGACATGGCCGAGACCAAGCAGGCGCTGACCGAGGCGGTGCTCTGGCCGCTGCAGCATCCGGACACGTTCGAGCGCCTCGGCGTGCAGCCGCCGCGCGGCGTGCTGCTCTACGGCCCGCCCGGCTGCGGCAAGACGTTCGTGGTGCGCGCGCTGGCCAGCTCGGGCCGGCTGTCGGTGCACGCGGTCAAGGGTGCCGAGCTGATGGACAAGTGGGTCGGCTCCAGCGAGAAGGCCGTGCGCGAACTGTTCCGGCGGGCCCGGGATTCCGCGCCGTCGCTGGTGTTCCTCGACGAGATCGACGCGCTGGCGCCGCGGCGTGGGCAGAGTTTCGATTCCGGGGTGACCGACCGCGTGGTGGCCGCGATGCTGACCGAGCTCGACGGGATCGAGCCGCTGCGCGATGTGGTGGTGCTCGGCGCGACCAATCGGCCGGATCTGATCGACCCGGCGCTGCTGCGGCCGGGGCGGCTGGAGCGGTTGGTGTTCGTCGAGCCGCCCGACGCCGAGGCGCGCGTCCAGATCCTGCGCACCGCAGGCAAATCGGTGCCGCTGGCTTCCGAAGGCCCCGAAGCCGTCGACCTCGAGGCACTGGCCGGTGAGCTGGACGGGTACAGCGCGGCGGACTGCGTGGCGCTGCTGCGCGAGGCGGCGCTCACGGCGATGCGGCGCTCGATCGACGCCGCCGACGTCACCGCCGCCGACGTGGCCGCGGCCCGCGAGGCGGTACGACCGTCGCTGGACCCGGCGCAGGTGACCGCGCTGCGGGACTTCGCCGCCGGCCGCTGA
- the pssA gene encoding CDP-diacylglycerol--serine O-phosphatidyltransferase — MRPRLKPPVVSARILPSAMTVAAICLGLSSVKFALDGRATEAMAFLAVAAILDALDGRTARALNATSRMGEEIDSLADAVNFGVAPAFIVYGTLLSTSRIGWIVVLLYAVCIVLRLARYNAMLDLDQPAYEKKYFVGMPAPAGAIGAIGPLAAKMQFGDGWWTSEPAVVIWMIVVSLLVVSTLPMRKIHTFSVPPNMVAPLLALLAIGVAASILYGYVVILVIIVAYALHIPFAIRTRRFLAAHPEVWQDKPRQQRAARRAYRRAQPHRRSMLRLGLRRPPRG; from the coding sequence ATGAGGCCCCGCCTCAAACCCCCGGTGGTCAGCGCCCGCATCCTGCCCAGCGCGATGACCGTGGCCGCCATCTGCCTGGGGCTGTCGTCGGTGAAGTTCGCCCTGGACGGCCGCGCCACCGAGGCGATGGCCTTCCTCGCCGTCGCGGCGATCCTGGACGCCCTGGACGGCCGCACCGCCCGCGCGCTGAACGCGACGTCGCGGATGGGCGAGGAGATCGACTCGCTCGCCGACGCGGTCAACTTCGGCGTGGCGCCGGCGTTCATCGTCTACGGCACGCTGCTCTCCACGTCGCGGATCGGCTGGATCGTGGTGCTGCTGTACGCGGTGTGCATCGTGCTGCGGTTGGCCCGCTACAACGCGATGCTCGACCTGGATCAGCCCGCCTACGAGAAGAAGTACTTCGTCGGGATGCCCGCCCCGGCCGGTGCGATCGGCGCGATCGGTCCGCTGGCCGCGAAGATGCAGTTCGGCGACGGCTGGTGGACCTCGGAGCCGGCCGTGGTGATCTGGATGATCGTGGTGTCGCTGCTGGTGGTCAGCACGCTGCCGATGCGCAAGATCCACACGTTCTCGGTGCCGCCGAACATGGTTGCGCCGCTGCTGGCGCTGCTGGCCATCGGAGTGGCCGCCTCGATCCTGTACGGCTACGTCGTGATCCTGGTGATCATCGTGGCCTACGCACTGCACATCCCGTTCGCGATCCGCACCCGCCGCTTCCTGGCCGCCCACCCCGAGGTGTGGCAGGACAAGCCGCGCCAGCAGCGTGCCGCACGCCGCGCCTACCGGCGCGCCCAGCCGCACCGGCGCTCGATGTTGCGGCTGGGGTTGCGCCGCCCCCCGAGGGGATGA
- a CDS encoding phosphatidylserine decarboxylase, protein MARRPDLKTGPARLAALVRSAVPPMHRAGAPFVGASLALALAGRNHRWLRRTGLASAAANAAFFRHPPRTPPSRPGVVVAPADGLICVVDEAVPPLELGLPTTPVPRISIFLSLLDAHVQRAPVGGQVVTTVHRPGLFGSADLAAASEDNERNSVVIRTPEGAEVVAVQIAGLLARRIVCDVKAGDTVGIGETYGLIRYGSRLDTYLPAGSTVLAEVGQRTLAGETVLAELP, encoded by the coding sequence ATGGCCAGACGCCCCGACCTCAAGACAGGACCAGCGCGGCTCGCGGCCCTGGTTCGTTCGGCTGTACCTCCCATGCATCGCGCGGGTGCGCCGTTCGTCGGCGCCAGCCTGGCGCTTGCATTAGCCGGGCGCAACCATCGCTGGCTGCGCCGCACCGGCCTCGCGTCCGCCGCGGCCAACGCCGCGTTCTTCCGGCATCCGCCCCGCACCCCACCGAGCCGCCCCGGCGTCGTCGTCGCCCCGGCCGACGGTCTGATCTGCGTCGTCGACGAGGCCGTCCCGCCGCTCGAGCTGGGCCTGCCGACCACCCCGGTGCCACGCATCAGCATCTTCCTGTCCCTGTTGGACGCGCACGTGCAGCGCGCACCGGTCGGCGGTCAGGTCGTCACCACCGTGCACCGCCCCGGCCTGTTCGGCTCGGCGGACCTCGCCGCCGCGAGCGAGGACAACGAACGCAACAGCGTCGTCATCCGCACGCCGGAGGGCGCGGAGGTGGTGGCGGTGCAGATCGCCGGCCTGCTGGCCCGCCGGATCGTGTGCGACGTCAAGGCCGGTGACACGGTCGGCATCGGCGAGACCTACGGCCTGATCCGGTACGGGTCGCGGCTGGACACCTATCTTCCGGCCGGATCCACCGTGCTGGCCGAGGTCGGCCAGCGCACGCTGGCCGGCGAGACCGTGCTGGCCGAGCTGCCATGA
- the moeA gene encoding molybdopterin molybdotransferase MoeA — protein MRSVEEHRRVVAGLINPRPPVALPLAAALGLVLADDVVAPLSLPGFDNSAMDGYAVLATDVADAGQDSPVRLPVAEDIPAGRTDIPTLAAGTAHRIMTGAPLPAGATAVVPVEATDGATDTVTIRSAPREGQHVRRAGEDVTAGTTVLRAGQVVTPATLGLAAALGLGELTVVPRQRVLVVSTGTELVGPGVPLQPGQIYESNGVMLAAAVRDAGADVAASPMTGDDVDAFRETLRGHVADADLILTTGGVSAGAYEVVKDALGGSGDVEFVKVAMQPGMPQGAGRLDGVPVVTLPGNPVSALVSFEVFVRPALRVAMGRPDAERPRREAVLTEDLISPRGKRQFRRGVLDGDAVTSYGPPASHHLRWLASANCLLELGEDVDSVNAGTRVQVWDLR, from the coding sequence ATGCGGTCCGTCGAGGAACACCGCCGGGTCGTCGCCGGCCTGATCAACCCGCGGCCGCCGGTCGCGCTGCCGCTGGCCGCCGCGCTGGGGCTGGTGCTGGCCGACGACGTGGTCGCCCCGCTGTCGCTGCCAGGCTTCGACAACTCGGCGATGGACGGGTACGCGGTGCTGGCCACCGATGTCGCGGACGCCGGGCAGGACTCACCGGTGCGGCTGCCCGTCGCCGAGGACATCCCCGCCGGACGCACCGACATCCCGACGCTGGCCGCCGGCACCGCCCACCGCATCATGACCGGCGCACCGCTGCCCGCCGGCGCGACGGCCGTCGTCCCGGTCGAGGCCACCGACGGCGCCACCGACACCGTCACGATCCGGTCCGCACCCCGAGAAGGCCAGCACGTCCGCCGCGCCGGTGAGGACGTCACCGCGGGCACCACCGTGTTGCGCGCCGGGCAGGTCGTCACACCGGCCACGCTGGGGCTGGCCGCCGCGCTCGGGCTCGGCGAGCTGACCGTGGTGCCCCGGCAGCGGGTGCTGGTGGTCTCCACCGGCACCGAACTGGTCGGCCCGGGCGTGCCGCTGCAACCCGGCCAGATCTACGAGTCCAACGGCGTCATGCTGGCCGCGGCGGTGCGCGACGCGGGCGCCGACGTGGCCGCCTCGCCGATGACCGGCGACGACGTCGACGCGTTCCGGGAGACGCTGCGCGGCCATGTCGCCGACGCCGACCTGATCCTGACCACCGGCGGTGTCAGTGCCGGCGCCTACGAGGTGGTCAAGGACGCCCTCGGCGGCTCCGGCGACGTGGAGTTCGTCAAGGTCGCGATGCAGCCCGGTATGCCGCAGGGCGCGGGCAGGCTCGACGGCGTCCCGGTGGTGACGCTGCCCGGCAACCCGGTCAGTGCGCTGGTGTCCTTCGAGGTGTTCGTGCGGCCCGCGCTACGGGTGGCGATGGGGCGCCCCGACGCAGAGCGTCCGCGCCGCGAGGCGGTGCTGACCGAGGACCTGATCTCCCCGCGGGGCAAGCGACAGTTCCGCCGCGGCGTGCTCGACGGCGACGCGGTGACCAGTTACGGACCGCCGGCCTCGCACCATCTGCGCTGGTTGGCGTCGGCGAACTGCCTGCTCGAGCTCGGTGAGGATGTCGACTCGGTGAACGCCGGAACCCGCGTGCAGGTGTGGGACCTGCGCTGA